Proteins from a genomic interval of Sphingobacterium lactis:
- a CDS encoding DUF4293 domain-containing protein → MIQRIQSIWLLVSSIVLLGLFLFPYVSYIDLVGLGKNIYVTGVYSSANNVTNKESGSLLMTIATVVLALIPLLIIFQYKNRKLQLKLIFVQVVLICLFAIWMFIHANNILGLINQHINASNIGIGFFLLPVSILCLSFAIRGIRNDEKLIKSADRLR, encoded by the coding sequence ATGATACAGCGCATCCAATCCATTTGGCTTTTAGTTTCAAGCATCGTCCTCTTGGGTTTATTTCTATTCCCCTACGTAAGCTACATCGACCTGGTCGGGTTGGGCAAGAACATTTATGTAACCGGTGTTTATTCCTCGGCGAACAACGTGACGAACAAGGAATCCGGATCTTTATTGATGACCATTGCTACCGTCGTATTGGCGCTGATCCCTCTGTTGATTATCTTTCAATATAAAAACCGCAAGTTGCAGCTCAAGCTCATCTTCGTACAGGTGGTGCTGATCTGTTTGTTTGCCATCTGGATGTTCATCCACGCGAACAATATCTTGGGCTTAATCAATCAACATATTAATGCCAGCAATATCGGGATCGGATTTTTCCTATTGCCGGTATCCATCTTATGTTTGAGCTTCGCTATCCGTGGTATCCGCAACGACGAAAAGTTAATCAAATCTGCGGACAGACTACGTTAA
- a CDS encoding sensor histidine kinase produces MNLRKLCLLSLLMLCLCGYSSALQTPIPYQKEIDSLLQKLKTKESTEQVAEDLFELSLYYSYSDSAKAHQYLLQGKRLAKNSPYIQALGNRYEGMFFMDYDLPKSIVLLERSVEQLKPLGTPQAKLALARAYNTLSTAYQWQDNHMRMLEILMNDALPAAVASKDDVLIGTVYYKIGLNYWNNLQYELASTYLQNAITYLQKGNYDPYILNESFKLQVIALGVTGKREASNTMIENFRQFFNTHRTELPANEYHYVLSAYYRYAKQYRQARTEIDRAIQELKKNEKVNPRELASYYYQRALINFADLEFKAALADLDVNDELLINPGLGFFQDSLNISALKKRIYETLGDYKSAVFWSNQTDVLKDTLLNRRIRESILANEIKYQSLQKENEIKTLLAEKEKTASDIRNTRIIIVLIMTILILIGYFIFKNHQKNKRLLHHQEINALQKLQEEKQKQKLVSLDAMLQGEEKERNRLSRDLHDGLGSVLASIRYKVLDLQLSQPNDRVDSVLKDMDYAISEMRRISHNLMPEALRRFGLEISLEDLCKSLQNPQTKIELQLYGSFRDLSMDQQTHIYRIIQELLYNSLKHSFASNILVQASLEDHMVFITVEDNGVGFPMEILDEESKVGVGLNNVKIRVNYLHGKLDIRSEEGRGTSVDIELFV; encoded by the coding sequence ATGAACTTACGCAAGCTGTGTTTGCTTTCCTTGTTGATGCTGTGCCTGTGTGGCTACAGCAGCGCATTACAGACTCCTATCCCCTATCAAAAGGAGATTGACAGCCTATTGCAAAAACTGAAAACCAAGGAATCAACAGAACAGGTTGCGGAAGACCTATTCGAACTATCTCTATATTATTCCTATTCTGATTCGGCAAAAGCTCATCAATACCTGTTGCAAGGCAAGCGTTTGGCAAAAAACTCCCCATACATCCAAGCACTGGGAAACCGATATGAAGGTATGTTTTTCATGGATTATGATCTGCCAAAGAGTATTGTCCTCTTGGAACGATCAGTAGAACAGCTTAAGCCGCTCGGCACACCGCAAGCCAAGCTAGCCCTTGCACGTGCCTACAACACGCTGTCAACAGCTTACCAGTGGCAGGACAACCACATGCGGATGCTGGAAATCCTGATGAATGACGCTCTGCCTGCAGCGGTCGCCTCCAAAGATGATGTCCTGATTGGCACCGTCTACTATAAGATCGGCCTTAATTATTGGAACAACCTGCAATATGAGTTGGCAAGCACCTATTTGCAAAATGCCATCACCTATTTGCAAAAGGGAAATTATGATCCTTACATCTTGAATGAAAGCTTTAAGCTACAGGTGATCGCTTTGGGTGTTACGGGAAAACGCGAGGCCTCGAACACCATGATCGAGAACTTTCGACAATTCTTCAACACCCACCGCACCGAACTTCCAGCCAATGAATACCATTATGTGCTTTCTGCATACTACAGATACGCCAAACAATATCGGCAGGCAAGAACAGAAATTGACCGTGCCATTCAGGAACTGAAAAAGAATGAAAAAGTAAACCCTCGGGAGCTTGCTTCCTACTACTACCAACGTGCGCTGATAAATTTTGCCGACCTGGAATTCAAAGCTGCCTTGGCAGATCTTGATGTGAACGATGAACTGTTGATAAACCCTGGCTTAGGCTTTTTTCAGGACAGCCTCAATATCTCCGCACTCAAAAAAAGAATCTACGAGACCCTTGGCGATTACAAATCGGCCGTATTCTGGTCGAACCAAACTGATGTACTGAAAGACACCTTGCTGAATCGCCGCATTCGGGAATCCATCCTGGCAAATGAAATCAAATACCAATCGCTCCAGAAGGAAAATGAGATAAAAACCCTCCTAGCTGAAAAAGAAAAAACTGCCAGTGATATCCGAAATACACGGATCATCATCGTGCTCATCATGACCATCCTGATCTTGATCGGTTATTTTATCTTCAAAAATCATCAGAAGAACAAGCGTCTGCTGCACCATCAGGAAATCAATGCCCTACAGAAACTGCAGGAGGAGAAACAGAAACAGAAATTGGTATCCTTGGATGCGATGCTCCAAGGGGAGGAAAAAGAAAGAAACCGGCTTTCACGGGACCTTCACGATGGGCTCGGTAGTGTCCTGGCGTCCATACGTTACAAAGTACTCGATCTCCAACTTTCCCAGCCAAACGATCGGGTCGATTCGGTGTTAAAGGATATGGACTATGCTATTTCCGAAATGCGCCGTATTTCGCACAACCTGATGCCTGAAGCATTGCGCCGGTTTGGTCTGGAAATATCCCTGGAAGATCTGTGCAAGAGCCTGCAGAACCCGCAGACCAAAATCGAACTCCAATTATACGGCTCCTTCCGAGACCTCTCGATGGACCAACAGACACATATTTACCGCATAATCCAGGAATTGCTCTACAACTCGCTGAAGCACTCTTTTGCAAGCAATATTCTCGTACAGGCCAGCTTGGAGGATCACATGGTCTTTATTACGGTAGAAGATAATGGTGTGGGCTTCCCGATGGAAATCCTTGATGAGGAGTCAAAAGTCGGTGTAGGCCTTAACAATGTTAAGATCCGGGTCAACTATCTGCATGGAAAATTGGACATCCGTTCCGAAGAGGGACGCGGCACAAGTGTGGATATTGAGCTGTTCGTATGA